Proteins co-encoded in one uncultured Bacteroides sp. genomic window:
- a CDS encoding glycosyltransferase translates to MAGLLVSIFCQTYNHEPYIRQCIEGFLMQKTDFSFEVLVHDDASTDQTADIVREYEVKYPDIIKPIYQTENQFSKGISISITFQYPRAKGKYIAFCEGDDYWIDPLKLQNQVDLLEKYEDVGLVYSKARCFQQSTNKFRRERIGDQYCIFRNLILFNSIPSLTTCYRKDIYSNYLKDIHPEKLSWVMGDYPTWLYFALHSKVKFINEIQGVYRILENSASHSKNVYKQLSFNESTYKIRMFYLSKENGKEIDRLKKKVIEEFLYAKFLLLLKSKMPLDEIYEDIRNSGIISFKMTFAYLIKYFYFLRFFLIIIPSK, encoded by the coding sequence ATGGCAGGCCTTCTAGTTAGTATTTTTTGCCAAACATACAATCATGAGCCCTATATAAGGCAGTGTATAGAAGGATTTTTGATGCAAAAAACAGATTTCTCTTTTGAAGTTCTGGTTCATGACGATGCATCAACTGATCAAACTGCCGATATTGTACGTGAATATGAGGTTAAATATCCTGATATTATTAAACCGATTTACCAAACAGAAAATCAATTTTCAAAGGGTATTTCTATATCCATAACTTTCCAATATCCAAGAGCAAAAGGAAAATACATTGCATTCTGTGAAGGGGATGATTATTGGATTGATCCTTTGAAATTACAGAATCAAGTTGATCTGTTAGAGAAATATGAAGACGTTGGTTTGGTTTATTCTAAAGCTAGATGTTTTCAACAAAGTACAAATAAATTCAGAAGGGAAAGAATTGGAGATCAGTATTGTATTTTTAGAAATCTGATTTTATTTAACTCAATACCTTCGTTAACAACTTGCTATAGAAAAGATATTTACTCCAATTATTTGAAAGATATACATCCTGAAAAATTAAGCTGGGTAATGGGAGATTATCCTACTTGGTTATACTTTGCATTACATTCAAAGGTGAAATTTATAAATGAAATTCAAGGGGTTTATAGAATATTGGAGAACTCTGCCAGCCATTCTAAAAATGTATATAAGCAACTCTCCTTTAATGAAAGTACATACAAAATTAGAATGTTTTATCTTTCAAAAGAGAATGGCAAAGAAATCGATAGATTGAAAAAAAAAGTTATAGAAGAGTTCTTATATGCCAAATTCTTGTTGCTATTGAAATCAAAAATGCCTTTAGATGAAATTTATGAAGATATCCGGAATTCAGGTATTATATCTTTTAAAATGACTTTTGCATATTTAATTAAGTATTTTTATTTTCTCAGATTTTTTTTAATTATAATTCCCTCTAAATAA
- a CDS encoding polysaccharide biosynthesis protein has protein sequence MIDVNRFIERNITFRNESLFLKDIIANKEKLREEIEGRSILVIGGAGTIGSSYIRAVLKFKPAKLTVVDISENGLAELTRDLHSSYGTYVPKEFKTYPINYADPVFKKMFRRERGFDIVANFSAHKHVRSEKDEFSVQALLENNVLHACKLLKLLSEIPPRRFFCVSTDKAANPVNIMGGSKKIMEDVIMTYSKQYSVATARFANVAFSNGSLLAGFIDRVMKRQPLSAPSDVRRYFVSPEESGQICMMACMLGRSGEIFFPKLKQDQMLTFSEIATRFLDELGYKAYECGSEEEARKMAAERKDDDINYPVFYSTSDTTGEKEYEEFYTKDESVLWGEYQSLGVVKNGSRRKIKDIDELFSSLNTAFSSSYTTKSEIVDIVKKFLINFDHVEKGKNLDSKM, from the coding sequence ATGATTGATGTTAATCGTTTTATTGAGAGGAATATAACCTTCCGTAATGAAAGTCTTTTTCTAAAAGATATTATTGCGAATAAAGAAAAACTTCGTGAGGAAATAGAAGGGCGAAGCATTCTGGTTATCGGGGGTGCTGGTACAATTGGGTCTTCTTATATCAGAGCTGTGCTGAAATTTAAACCGGCTAAACTGACGGTGGTGGATATCTCAGAAAATGGCTTAGCTGAGCTTACAAGAGACTTGCATAGTTCGTATGGGACCTATGTGCCAAAGGAATTTAAAACATATCCGATTAATTATGCCGATCCGGTGTTTAAGAAGATGTTTCGCCGTGAACGAGGTTTTGATATTGTTGCCAATTTCTCGGCTCATAAGCATGTGCGGAGTGAGAAAGATGAGTTCTCCGTTCAGGCTTTGCTAGAGAATAATGTGCTTCATGCATGTAAACTCCTAAAATTGTTGTCAGAGATTCCTCCTCGGAGATTCTTCTGTGTTTCTACTGATAAAGCCGCGAATCCGGTGAATATCATGGGAGGAAGTAAGAAGATTATGGAAGATGTGATTATGACTTATTCGAAGCAATATTCAGTTGCTACTGCTCGTTTTGCCAATGTGGCTTTTTCGAATGGCTCTCTTTTAGCCGGTTTCATTGACCGTGTGATGAAACGTCAGCCTTTAAGTGCACCGTCGGATGTGCGTCGTTATTTTGTTTCTCCTGAAGAAAGTGGGCAGATTTGCATGATGGCTTGTATGCTGGGACGTTCGGGAGAGATTTTCTTTCCTAAGTTGAAACAGGATCAGATGCTTACTTTTTCAGAAATAGCTACCCGTTTTCTGGATGAGTTAGGCTATAAGGCTTATGAATGTGGCTCGGAAGAAGAGGCACGCAAGATGGCTGCCGAAAGAAAGGACGATGATATAAATTATCCGGTATTTTATTCAACCTCAGATACTACAGGTGAAAAAGAATATGAGGAGTTTTATACAAAAGATGAATCAGTGTTATGGGGAGAATACCAATCGTTAGGTGTTGTAAAGAATGGCTCTCGTCGTAAAATAAAGGATATTGATGAGCTATTCAGCTCATTAAACACTGCGTTCTCTTCATCCTATACTACTAAAAGCGAGATAGTGGATATCGTGAAAAAATTCCTGATTAATTTTGATCATGTGGAGAAAGGTAAAAATTTAGATTCTAAAATGTAA
- a CDS encoding sugar transferase yields MYKLVKRIIDILLSAIALLIISPVFIICIVVLTSTGEHEIWYLQKRVGYKNKRFNIFKFITMVSNSTNLGTGSITLRNDPRVLPFGRILRKTKINELPQIFNVLNGTMSLVGPRPLMEVDFYKYPEQVQQTVYNSKPGMTGIGSIIFRDEEKYLSNPGINPIEFYINEVAPYKGALEMWYQNNASLWVDTKIVFLTAWAILFPENNLPHRLLKNLPEKPEWMISARESVTLYGNLKELSVKPDFINYSITEKKDCHD; encoded by the coding sequence ATGTATAAACTTGTAAAACGGATAATTGACATCCTTTTGTCAGCGATTGCGCTATTAATCATATCCCCGGTTTTTATTATTTGTATTGTAGTACTTACTTCTACTGGAGAGCATGAAATATGGTATTTGCAAAAAAGGGTTGGATATAAAAACAAACGTTTTAATATCTTTAAATTTATAACAATGGTAAGTAACTCCACTAATTTGGGCACGGGGAGTATTACTCTACGAAATGATCCAAGAGTATTGCCTTTTGGTCGTATTCTTAGAAAAACAAAGATTAATGAATTGCCTCAGATTTTTAATGTTCTCAACGGAACAATGAGTCTGGTGGGTCCTCGTCCACTCATGGAAGTTGATTTTTATAAGTATCCGGAACAGGTACAGCAAACGGTTTATAATTCAAAGCCGGGGATGACTGGGATTGGTTCTATTATATTCCGTGATGAAGAGAAGTATCTTTCTAATCCAGGTATAAATCCGATTGAGTTTTACATAAACGAGGTAGCTCCTTACAAAGGTGCTCTTGAAATGTGGTATCAAAACAATGCATCTCTGTGGGTGGACACTAAGATTGTTTTCTTAACCGCATGGGCGATTCTCTTTCCGGAAAACAATTTACCTCATAGATTGTTAAAGAATTTACCTGAAAAACCAGAATGGATGATTTCTGCCAGAGAAAGTGTCACGCTTTATGGAAATTTAAAAGAATTGTCGGTAAAACCGGATTTTATAAATTATAGTATAACTGAAAAAAAAGATTGTCATGATTGA